The Kordia sp. SMS9 DNA window CCGCCAATAATGATTCCAACCGTTCCTGTAAAGAACATAATCAACGCTTTTGGACCTAATTTGAATACACCTTTTAAGTCAATACTCAAGGTCATTAATATCAACGCGGCTGGCAATAAGAAGCGACTCGCAATGAAATATGCTTCTGAATATTTATCGGAAATGATGCCAAACGTACTTAAAATTGCAGGCAACATATAGCAAATAAGTAGGGCAGGAACGAATTTATAAAACTTTTTCCAGCCTGTGTTTTTGCTTGATTCTGTAAAGAAAACGAAGCCTAAGAGCAGCATCAAAATTCCAAACACAATTTTGTCACTACTAAAAATAGGTTTTGCGTAAATAATGGTTTTATTTATTTTTTGTTTTTTGAGAGGAATTATAATTGTCTGATTTCCATTGTAAAACGTAGCTTGTGTACATTCAAAAATAGCTGCTGAAAATCCTTTTTTTGGTTGATTGGAAAGTTCAAAAAGTGAAAAGGATTCTACAGTTGTATATTTTTCGTTTCCACGATAGGAAATCGTTGCTTCCGAATCGTTTATGTTAAAAGAAAAAGTACCATTCGCTAGAAACGGTTTGTGGATGTTTTTAATGTCATCAATACTTGCCAACGAATCGTTGACTTTTATTTTTAGATCGAATCCTGAAAACGTAATAGAATCAATTGCAATTTTTGTATTAAAATTTTGTTGTTTACTTTCTTTAGTGTCGATCGTTAGGTTTTGTGAAAACACAGAGAAAGACATGAAGAATAGGAGAAAAGCAATGGCTTTTTTGAACATAATTGGATGGTTTATGTTGCAAAATACCAAAAAATGGAATTATAAGTGTTAAATGTTGGGTTTTTAATGAAAATGGGAGAAGCATTTTTGTGTGAGTTTTGAAAACTCATATAGCGAGATTCGCACAACGATTTTGAAAATGTAAGAGGCTTCTCTTACAAAACTGAATGAACGAATTCACAAAAAAACAGCAAACACGCTGAACTATTCTTCAGGTATTTGCTGCGAACTGTCTGTTCGTTTTTTGGGTGCTCTTTTTGCGTTTTTTAAACTTTGCATCAGCATCCATTCTATTTGTCCATTGGTACTGCGAAATTCGTCTGCAGCCCATTTTTCAATAGCTTTCAGCATTTCTTCATTCAATCTTAATGCAAAGGCTTTCTTTTTTGCCATAATTATTTTTTTGACTCGATAATCGAGATTTGAACATTCTTATGCTTGCGTCAAAATATTTTTTACTTGTTCTTTTTGGCTTTCGCGGACTTTTTCTGGAGTGATTTATTTTGGCGCTTTTTGATTTTTCAACATAAATACAATTAGTACGATTGGCATTGCAACGGAGTATACAATGATTAAATAGGTCATGGCGGATTCCATAAAAAAGTTGTCTCCAAATGACTTTTGAATCATCGCATAACACACATACGCAAGTAATAACAAGGTTAGTAGATTTACGTAGCGCAACATGCGGCTGCTGAGTCGGTAATTGTGTTGCGCATTTTCTTCCGTGATGTTCACCATATAATTATGAATCTGTGGAAACCTTGTCAATACATGCATTCCGACAGTGATGACCGTTGTAATTCCGAGTAAAACCCAAATTAACATTTTATTACCTGTTCCATCCACTTCACCTTTGTAATTGATGTGAGTTGGAATTGTTTCTGGTAACGAACTGTAGGAGATGATCACATACATCCACAAAGCAATTAAAATCGCTGCTGTGGTAGCTTCTAAAATGGTGTCAATTGGTTCTAACTGAATTTTTATTTTTGGTCTGTTTGCATACATTATTTTATCTGTTTTTATTACGTTCAAAGATAACTTGTATAAAACCTTCATGCTTGGTTACTGTATGCAGTTCCCAACCTTGTTTTGCATGATTGTTCAATATTTCTTCCAGTTTTTCACTTCGGTCTTTCCAGCCTAAACTTGGTTTTACGACTTTATATTCTTTCATGATGTATTTTTCAAATTAAAAAGTTATTCAGCGTCATTTTTAAATACGATAAGGCTCAAAATAACGCCGATACAGATTCCAATAAAACTTCCTGTCACGGTTCCCATGGCAACATTTCCAATAACGGCGCCAACTGTAGTTCCAATACTAGTTCCTAAAGCGACACCAATTGCAATGGCTGTGATTTGTTTTTTGTTCATGGTATATTATTGATGTAAGGTTCCTGTATTTACTACGGGAGATGCTTCTTTGTCACCACATAAAATCACTAATAAATTACTGACCATTGCTGCTTTTCGTTCTTCGTCTAAGACGAGCAATTCTTTTTGATTTAATTCATGAAGTGCCATTTCTACCATGCTTACGGCGCCTTCTACAATTTTGTGTCTCGCTGCAACGATGGCAGTTG harbors:
- a CDS encoding Arc family DNA-binding protein → MAKKKAFALRLNEEMLKAIEKWAADEFRSTNGQIEWMLMQSLKNAKRAPKKRTDSSQQIPEE
- a CDS encoding DUF1648 domain-containing protein is translated as MNVIKTDKIMYANRPKIKIQLEPIDTILEATTAAILIALWMYVIISYSSLPETIPTHINYKGEVDGTGNKMLIWVLLGITTVITVGMHVLTRFPQIHNYMVNITEENAQHNYRLSSRMLRYVNLLTLLLLAYVCYAMIQKSFGDNFFMESAMTYLIIVYSVAMPIVLIVFMLKNQKAPK
- a CDS encoding DUF4177 domain-containing protein, whose translation is MKEYKVVKPSLGWKDRSEKLEEILNNHAKQGWELHTVTKHEGFIQVIFERNKNR